One window from the genome of Patescibacteria group bacterium encodes:
- a CDS encoding NUDIX hydrolase encodes MGKNKLPKKLKRTVIYSSNYINLYSDKVLMASGSVIEKYHILDYPADSVVALLVNSKNNICFIKALRYSTQKIEWELPAGRVEVGESPEEAADREVLEETGYKTKNLKVKQSFYPSNGMSNQMVHIVFGEIEESAQKSFDTDEVSEVEWMSIESVEKLLKSKKISDGISLLPILLYLNDIK; translated from the coding sequence ATGGGAAAAAATAAATTACCAAAAAAGTTAAAAAGAACAGTGATATATAGCAGTAACTACATAAACCTGTATAGTGATAAGGTTTTGATGGCTTCAGGCAGTGTAATTGAAAAATATCATATACTGGATTATCCTGCTGACTCAGTTGTCGCTCTTTTGGTAAATTCTAAAAATAATATTTGCTTTATAAAAGCGCTCAGATACTCAACTCAAAAAATAGAGTGGGAATTACCCGCCGGGAGAGTTGAGGTTGGTGAGTCACCAGAGGAGGCTGCAGACAGGGAGGTGTTGGAGGAAACTGGATATAAAACCAAGAACTTGAAAGTAAAACAATCATTCTACCCGTCAAACGGAATGTCAAACCAAATGGTGCATATAGTATTTGGTGAAATAGAGGAGAGCGCCCAAAAATCTTTTGATACAGACGAGGTTAGTGAGGTTGAATGGATGTCCATAGAAAGCGTTGAAAAATTATTAAAATCTAAAAAAATATCTGATGGTATTTCTCTTTTGCCAATACTTCTTTATTTGAATGACATTAAATAG
- the lexA gene encoding transcriptional repressor LexA yields the protein MITKKQNEVLSFIKAYQKKKGYSPALEEIRKNFKLSSVSTAHHYVKKLEESGHLEKEDNHPRSISLSNSGVINIEIVGMITAGHPIEAVENKEETISVSAKDIDLNAEYFALKVKGESMIDEGIFDGDTVIIKKQSVAENGQTVVAIIDDNEATLKKLYREDGKFRLQPANQSMLPFYRKEVEVRGVVINVIRSLSEDKPGLRTLDLFAGIGGIRLGFEKSGFNTVFANDFDKACKVTYDLNFKTAKLVVEDMRKIGVNDLPEFDFLLGGFPCQSFSIAGYRKGFNDQDRGNLFFDIARIIESRRPAGFLLENVKNLKGHDGGKTFKIIEKTLKDLGYHVKSKILNSMEYGNVPQNRERIYIVGFKTKKFINNFEFPSQVKLKNKITDILESKVDSKYYYNGKPLFEKIKNDVKEVGKVYQWRRKYVRENKKGVCPTLTANMGMGGHNVPIIKDKKGIRKLTPRECASIQGFPKSYKLPKLADSALYKQLGNSVTVTTIEAIAKQMKNAIKT from the coding sequence ATGATTACTAAAAAACAAAATGAAGTATTATCATTTATAAAAGCCTATCAAAAGAAAAAGGGGTACTCTCCTGCCCTTGAAGAAATACGGAAAAATTTTAAACTATCTTCTGTCTCAACTGCTCATCACTATGTAAAAAAATTGGAAGAGTCTGGCCACCTAGAAAAAGAAGATAACCACCCCAGATCAATAAGTCTTTCTAATTCTGGTGTTATAAATATTGAAATAGTCGGAATGATCACTGCCGGCCACCCTATAGAAGCAGTAGAGAACAAAGAAGAAACCATATCAGTCTCAGCAAAAGATATTGATCTCAATGCAGAGTATTTTGCTCTAAAAGTAAAAGGAGAAAGTATGATAGATGAGGGAATATTTGATGGAGATACTGTAATTATAAAAAAACAGTCTGTAGCTGAAAACGGGCAAACTGTTGTTGCAATAATTGATGATAATGAGGCCACTCTAAAAAAACTATATAGAGAGGATGGCAAATTTAGATTACAACCAGCAAATCAAAGTATGCTTCCCTTTTATAGGAAAGAAGTAGAGGTTAGAGGAGTTGTAATAAACGTAATCAGAAGTCTTTCGGAAGATAAACCGGGGTTAAGGACTCTTGATCTTTTTGCTGGCATAGGAGGAATTCGTCTTGGTTTCGAAAAATCTGGTTTTAACACAGTCTTTGCAAATGATTTTGACAAAGCATGCAAAGTTACTTATGACCTTAATTTTAAAACAGCAAAACTTGTAGTTGAGGATATGAGAAAAATAGGGGTCAATGATTTGCCGGAATTTGATTTTCTACTTGGTGGCTTTCCTTGCCAGTCTTTTTCGATAGCTGGCTACAGAAAAGGCTTTAATGATCAAGATAGAGGTAACTTATTTTTTGATATAGCTAGAATAATAGAAAGCAGGAGGCCTGCTGGTTTCCTGCTTGAAAATGTAAAGAATCTTAAGGGTCATGACGGGGGAAAAACTTTCAAGATTATTGAAAAAACTTTAAAAGACCTAGGATACCATGTTAAATCAAAAATTTTAAACAGCATGGAATATGGGAATGTTCCTCAAAACCGAGAACGAATATATATTGTAGGTTTTAAAACTAAAAAATTTATTAACAATTTTGAATTTCCAAGTCAAGTAAAACTTAAAAACAAGATTACTGACATTCTTGAATCAAAAGTAGACAGTAAATACTATTATAATGGAAAACCATTATTTGAAAAAATAAAGAATGATGTGAAGGAAGTTGGTAAAGTTTATCAATGGCGAAGAAAATACGTGAGAGAGAATAAAAAAGGCGTATGCCCCACTCTTACTGCAAACATGGGAATGGGCGGACACAATGTTCCAATTATTAAAGATAAAAAAGGAATAAGAAAACTGACGCCAAGAGAATGTGCATCAATTCAAGGATTCCCCAAAAGCTATAAATTACCAAAACTAGCTGATTCTGCTCTCTATAAACAATTAGGTAACTCAGTTACCGTAACCACTATTGAAGCAATAGCAAAACAAATGAAAAATGCTATAAAAACTTAA
- a CDS encoding group I intron-associated PD-(D/E)XK endonuclease, which yields MVSNGNEWAKNLTEINEGIFRSINGNADEMIGVGRCMKAGFPCSRADVTNGRYDAIIDVGNNKLLRVQIKGTSGGSVGFTGGGRSGQQISRDVEQRTYKYTSDDCDIILVVDGRNGECYIIPIDDIQSMGSSKALSRLQKYKENWAILSQLAGV from the coding sequence ATGGTAAGCAATGGAAATGAATGGGCAAAAAATTTAACAGAAATAAATGAAGGTATTTTTAGATCAATTAATGGGAATGCCGATGAAATGATAGGAGTCGGGAGATGTATGAAGGCTGGATTTCCTTGTTCGAGAGCAGATGTAACTAATGGAAGATATGATGCGATTATTGATGTTGGTAATAATAAATTGTTGCGTGTTCAGATTAAGGGTACTTCAGGGGGAAGTGTTGGGTTTACGGGAGGGGGTAGAAGTGGACAACAGATAAGTCGTGATGTTGAACAGAGAACTTATAAGTATACTTCTGATGATTGTGATATAATTTTGGTTGTCGATGGCAGGAATGGTGAATGTTACATTATCCCAATTGATGACATACAATCCATGGGTAGTTCAAAAGCCTTAAGCCGACTTCAGAAATATAAAGAGAACTGGGCTATTTTAAGTCAACTTGCTGGGGTTTAA
- the lexA gene encoding transcriptional repressor LexA: protein MGDNLTKRQRQILDFINEFSQKNSYSPSYREIGDNFELSSTATIHAHVSALQKKGLVKKSHNEARSIELIDNKIEWAQAIELPLAGLITAGEPIEAIETKETIAVPANFVTDNINSYVLEVKGESMKDEGILSGDFVIVERNPSPKNGDIIVALLDNAFATLKKFYREKDFIRLQPANSSMEPIFVKDLIVQGVVKGVIRRF from the coding sequence ATGGGAGATAACTTAACAAAGAGACAAAGACAAATTCTTGATTTTATCAATGAGTTTTCGCAAAAAAATTCATACTCTCCAAGCTACAGGGAAATAGGGGATAATTTTGAACTCTCAAGCACAGCAACAATTCACGCTCATGTTTCTGCCTTACAAAAAAAAGGCTTAGTTAAAAAGTCTCACAACGAGGCCAGATCAATCGAATTGATCGACAACAAAATAGAATGGGCACAAGCTATAGAACTTCCCTTAGCTGGTTTAATCACTGCCGGGGAGCCAATTGAAGCCATTGAAACAAAGGAAACAATTGCAGTTCCCGCCAACTTTGTGACCGATAATATAAATTCTTATGTACTTGAAGTAAAAGGTGAATCAATGAAAGACGAGGGGATATTGAGCGGAGATTTTGTGATTGTTGAGAGAAATCCATCCCCTAAAAATGGAGATATAATAGTCGCCTTACTCGACAATGCTTTTGCTACACTAAAAAAGTTTTACCGAGAAAAAGATTTCATAAGACTGCAACCAGCCAATTCTAGCATGGAACCTATATTTGTGAAGGATTTGATAGTACAGGGAGTTGTGAAAGGGGTTATTAGGAGATTTTAA
- the dnaB gene encoding replicative DNA helicase produces MSDKIVDKIPPQNIEAEESVLGSLLIDKDAMIKIADFLSENDFYMNANKLIFRTMLEHFSKQDPIDIISVASRMEDKGEIEKIGGKSYLTKLSNSVPTASNVVHYAQIIQKKATLRRLLNIASEIGELGFKEDENIDDLLDMAESKVFSVSQKFLKNTFEPITNMLNSAFDRIDDLHKQSGKLKGIPTGYDNLDKLTSGMQKSDLVILAARPSVGKTSFALDIARNAAVKGKASVGLFSLEMSKEQLVDRMLCAQSSVNLWKMRTGNLSDKEEDNDFAKIAEGMGVLSDAKIFIDDSAECSITEIRTKSRRLQTEHGLDLVIVDYLQLMQGKGGYKDNRVQEVSEISRGLKSLAKELNIPVLALSQLSRMVEQSKPALPKLSHLRESGSIEQDADIVMFLYRKSADRNYIKEDLPQDEKFSAQLLVSKHRNGPTGNVHLFFDEDTASFKNLDKSGYEEVPEF; encoded by the coding sequence ATGAGTGATAAAATAGTAGACAAAATACCACCTCAAAACATAGAAGCTGAAGAATCCGTTCTTGGCTCTCTTTTGATTGATAAAGATGCGATGATTAAAATCGCTGATTTCTTGTCTGAAAATGATTTCTACATGAACGCTAACAAGCTTATCTTTCGGACAATGTTGGAGCATTTTTCAAAGCAAGATCCAATTGATATTATTAGTGTAGCCAGCAGAATGGAAGATAAAGGTGAGATTGAGAAGATTGGTGGTAAATCATATTTAACGAAACTATCAAATTCTGTCCCGACAGCTTCCAATGTTGTTCACTACGCACAAATCATTCAAAAAAAAGCTACCTTAAGAAGGCTATTAAATATCGCTAGTGAAATTGGTGAACTAGGGTTTAAAGAAGATGAGAACATTGATGACCTTCTTGATATGGCTGAGAGTAAAGTATTTAGTGTTTCTCAAAAATTTCTGAAGAACACTTTCGAACCAATTACAAACATGCTTAATTCTGCTTTTGATAGAATCGATGACCTTCACAAGCAAAGTGGTAAGTTAAAAGGCATCCCAACTGGCTATGATAACTTGGATAAACTTACATCTGGTATGCAAAAATCTGATTTAGTTATTCTTGCTGCCAGACCCAGTGTCGGTAAAACATCTTTTGCTCTTGATATTGCAAGGAACGCTGCCGTCAAAGGGAAAGCTTCGGTTGGCCTCTTTTCCCTTGAAATGAGTAAAGAACAGTTAGTAGACAGAATGTTGTGCGCTCAATCAAGTGTAAATCTTTGGAAAATGAGGACTGGAAATCTTTCTGACAAAGAAGAAGACAATGATTTTGCAAAAATTGCAGAGGGAATGGGTGTTTTGTCTGATGCTAAAATATTTATTGATGATTCTGCTGAATGTTCAATTACTGAAATCCGAACAAAATCGAGAAGATTACAAACTGAGCATGGTCTAGACTTGGTTATAGTTGATTATTTGCAACTTATGCAAGGTAAAGGTGGCTACAAAGACAATCGTGTTCAAGAGGTTTCGGAAATTTCACGTGGACTAAAGAGTCTTGCCAAAGAGTTAAATATTCCAGTACTCGCGCTCTCTCAGCTTTCTCGTATGGTTGAACAATCAAAACCAGCTCTACCTAAATTGTCTCATTTAAGAGAATCTGGCTCAATTGAGCAAGATGCAGATATTGTTATGTTTCTTTATAGAAAATCAGCTGATAGAAATTATATTAAGGAAGATCTACCTCAAGATGAAAAATTTTCTGCCCAACTTCTTGTTTCAAAGCATAGAAATGGACCAACTGGAAACGTTCATTTGTTCTTCGATGAAGATACAGCAAGTTTCAAAAATTTAGATAAATCGGGTTATGAAGAAGTTCCAGAGTTTTAA
- a CDS encoding YbaB/EbfC family nucleoid-associated protein, whose translation MFNKLKQFKDLRSQAKTMQDALAGESVSIEKKGIKMTMNGNMEITELTIPEELNKQDISKYMKETVNEGIKKVQKLMSTKMQEMGGLSGLGM comes from the coding sequence ATGTTCAACAAATTAAAACAATTTAAAGATTTAAGAAGTCAGGCTAAAACTATGCAAGATGCACTTGCTGGAGAGTCTGTAAGTATAGAAAAAAAAGGGATTAAGATGACTATGAATGGAAATATGGAAATTACTGAATTAACAATTCCTGAAGAGCTAAATAAACAAGATATTTCAAAATACATGAAAGAGACTGTTAATGAAGGGATCAAAAAGGTTCAAAAGTTAATGTCAACAAAGATGCAAGAAATGGGAGGTCTTTCTGGTCTTGGAATGTAG
- the recR gene encoding recombination mediator RecR: MHYPNSIKKLVEQFAKLPTVGPRTAERYVFYLLKQNTAYLTEFGEALIDLKKGIKICKSCGAVADKEDCDICSSKNRDHSLVCVVSNTRDMISIEDTREFNGVYHILGGLIDQINDFGPDKLNIKKLVEKVKTGSVKEIILALNPNIEGETTSMYVQKLFTNDKISITRIARGLPVGADIEYADNMTITNALKYRNKLK, translated from the coding sequence ATGCACTACCCTAACTCGATAAAAAAACTAGTTGAGCAGTTTGCAAAACTACCCACCGTTGGCCCAAGAACGGCCGAACGTTATGTTTTTTATTTACTCAAACAGAATACTGCCTATCTAACCGAATTTGGTGAGGCACTTATTGACCTTAAAAAAGGGATTAAGATATGCAAAAGCTGTGGTGCTGTTGCGGACAAAGAAGATTGTGATATTTGTTCTTCCAAAAATAGAGATCATTCTTTGGTTTGTGTTGTTTCAAATACTAGAGATATGATATCAATTGAAGATACGAGAGAATTTAATGGTGTCTATCATATTTTGGGCGGGCTCATTGATCAGATTAATGACTTTGGACCAGATAAACTAAATATAAAAAAACTTGTGGAAAAAGTTAAGACGGGGTCCGTAAAAGAAATAATTCTTGCCCTAAATCCAAACATTGAAGGCGAAACTACATCAATGTATGTTCAAAAATTATTTACCAATGACAAAATTTCTATCACAAGAATAGCCAGAGGTTTACCCGTTGGAGCCGATATTGAATATGCTGATAATATGACAATCACGAACGCACTCAAGTATAGGAATAAATTAAAATAA
- the rplU gene encoding 50S ribosomal protein L21, which translates to MAEKIAVIKTGGKQYKVKKGDTLKIEKLEAKVGDTVKFETLLISTEDAKDFTVGKPSLGEVVEGKVLETAKGEKIHVFKYKNKTRYKRNIGHRQMFTEIEISKIQ; encoded by the coding sequence ATGGCCGAAAAAATTGCCGTAATCAAAACAGGCGGAAAACAATACAAAGTTAAAAAGGGTGATACTCTTAAAATAGAAAAACTTGAAGCTAAAGTAGGAGATACAGTTAAGTTCGAGACTCTTTTAATTTCTACTGAGGATGCAAAAGATTTTACTGTAGGAAAACCAAGTCTTGGTGAAGTAGTTGAAGGAAAAGTTTTAGAAACAGCAAAGGGTGAAAAAATACATGTGTTTAAATATAAGAATAAAACCAGATATAAAAGAAACATCGGTCACAGACAAATGTTTACTGAAATTGAGATTTCCAAAATTCAATAG
- a CDS encoding NADP-dependent malic enzyme, translating to MDYNKKALSEHKLKRGKIEITSKMKLKTKDDLSIAYTPGVAAVSSAIRKDKKKSFEMTNRANQIAIVSDGTAVLGLGDIGPEGAMPVMEGKSIILKEFANVDAMPLCIDTTDTEEIIKFCKQIQPSFGGINLEDISSPRCFEILERLEKELDIPVFHDDQDGTAIVVLAALINSCRIAGSVLKEQSVVVSGAGAAGIAITRLLISQGIKDIILLDSKGAIYKGRKGLNKYKKDIAEKTNKMKYKGNLEGALMGANVFIGVSQPNLVSKKMVESMAENPFIFAMANPNPEILPDLAKEGGAYIVGTGRSDFPNQINNALVFPGLFRGLLDSGVKKVTQKMKISAAIALAYTVKTPSKNNILPNVTDKKAVISIAKAISKKK from the coding sequence ATGGATTACAATAAAAAAGCTCTAAGTGAGCATAAACTAAAAAGAGGAAAAATTGAGATTACTTCAAAAATGAAGTTAAAAACAAAAGATGATTTATCAATTGCCTATACTCCTGGAGTGGCGGCTGTCTCATCGGCTATTAGAAAGGACAAGAAAAAAAGTTTTGAAATGACAAATAGGGCAAATCAAATTGCTATAGTTTCTGACGGAACCGCTGTTTTGGGTCTTGGAGATATTGGACCTGAAGGTGCTATGCCAGTCATGGAAGGGAAGTCTATTATCTTGAAAGAATTTGCTAATGTTGATGCTATGCCACTTTGTATAGACACAACAGATACTGAAGAAATTATAAAATTTTGTAAACAAATTCAACCAAGTTTTGGAGGAATAAATCTTGAAGACATTTCATCTCCAAGGTGTTTTGAAATTCTTGAAAGACTTGAAAAAGAATTAGATATTCCTGTTTTTCATGATGATCAAGATGGAACTGCAATTGTTGTTTTGGCAGCCTTAATCAATTCATGTCGAATTGCAGGGAGTGTTCTGAAAGAGCAAAGCGTAGTTGTAAGTGGAGCGGGTGCAGCCGGGATTGCTATCACTCGTTTACTAATATCACAAGGAATTAAAGATATAATTCTTCTCGATAGCAAAGGTGCGATTTACAAAGGTAGAAAAGGATTGAATAAATACAAAAAAGACATTGCAGAAAAAACAAATAAGATGAAATACAAGGGTAATCTTGAAGGAGCTCTAATGGGCGCTAATGTATTCATCGGTGTATCTCAACCTAATTTAGTTAGCAAAAAAATGGTCGAGAGTATGGCAGAAAATCCATTCATCTTTGCGATGGCTAACCCAAATCCTGAAATACTTCCAGATTTAGCAAAAGAGGGTGGAGCATATATTGTTGGCACAGGTCGTTCTGATTTTCCAAATCAAATCAACAATGCTCTCGTTTTCCCTGGCTTATTCCGAGGTTTACTTGACTCTGGAGTCAAAAAAGTCACTCAAAAAATGAAAATATCAGCGGCTATTGCATTAGCGTATACCGTAAAGACTCCTAGCAAAAATAATATTTTACCTAATGTTACTGATAAAAAAGCAGTTATTTCAATTGCTAAAGCTATTTCAAAGAAAAAGTAG
- a CDS encoding replication-associated recombination protein A → MEKNSKNKSPLADRIRPDVLSGFFGQDDIVGEGKMLKQAIEADQIPSIILWGPPGSGKTTLAKIITKKTNAEFSQLSAVTSGVKDLREVIKFAKENEIYDKKTILFVDEIHRWNKSQQDALLPHIEDGTITLIGATTENPSFEIRNALLSRCRVFVLKRLDEESLIKIITNAIDNKEIGLKENIEIKNDEIKLLAKMSNGDARTALNILEYASSLNTKVTKEILKEAFQQVQLQYDKNGEEHYNIISALIKSMRGSDANASIYWMGRMLEAGEDPLYVARRIVRFASEDIGLANSRALEQAVAAYQACHFIGMPECNVILSQAVVYMAKCEKSNALYTAYNKVRQDIKNYSNLEVPMHLRNASTKLMEELDYGKDYKYSPDHNYNEKQSYLPKELKGKTYI, encoded by the coding sequence ATGGAAAAAAACTCAAAGAATAAATCTCCATTAGCGGACAGAATTAGACCAGATGTATTGTCTGGATTTTTTGGTCAGGATGATATTGTTGGCGAAGGGAAAATGCTTAAACAGGCTATTGAGGCTGACCAAATTCCTTCAATAATACTTTGGGGACCTCCGGGGAGTGGAAAAACTACTTTAGCAAAAATTATTACCAAAAAAACAAACGCCGAATTTTCTCAGCTTAGCGCAGTAACTTCTGGGGTGAAAGATCTTCGTGAGGTTATTAAATTTGCAAAGGAGAATGAAATTTATGATAAGAAAACCATTCTTTTTGTTGACGAGATTCATCGTTGGAATAAATCACAACAAGATGCATTGTTGCCTCATATCGAAGATGGAACGATAACATTGATTGGAGCGACAACAGAGAATCCCAGTTTTGAAATAAGGAATGCTCTTTTGTCTAGATGTCGAGTTTTTGTTTTAAAAAGATTGGATGAAGAAAGTCTAATCAAAATAATTACAAATGCAATTGACAATAAAGAGATTGGTTTAAAAGAAAATATTGAAATAAAAAATGACGAAATAAAACTTTTAGCCAAAATGAGTAACGGGGATGCTAGAACGGCCTTAAATATTTTAGAATATGCTTCTTCCCTAAATACAAAAGTGACCAAGGAAATATTAAAAGAAGCGTTTCAACAAGTTCAATTGCAGTATGATAAAAATGGTGAAGAACATTACAACATAATTTCTGCCTTAATTAAATCAATGCGTGGGTCAGACGCCAACGCTTCTATATACTGGATGGGAAGAATGCTAGAAGCAGGGGAGGACCCTCTATATGTTGCAAGAAGGATAGTGCGTTTTGCCTCTGAGGATATTGGGCTTGCGAATTCTCGCGCTCTAGAGCAAGCTGTAGCCGCTTATCAGGCTTGTCATTTCATTGGTATGCCAGAGTGTAATGTGATATTATCTCAAGCAGTGGTTTATATGGCAAAATGTGAAAAATCAAATGCGCTATATACGGCATACAATAAAGTCAGACAAGATATTAAAAACTACTCAAACCTAGAAGTTCCGATGCATTTGCGAAATGCTTCGACAAAACTGATGGAAGAATTGGATTATGGCAAGGATTACAAATATTCACCAGATCATAATTATAATGAAAAACAAAGTTACCTACCAAAAGAATTAAAAGGAAAAACCTACATATAA
- the uppS gene encoding polyprenyl diphosphate synthase: MKNKKDNVNGHVREGSPGQELIIPKHVGIIMDGNRRWAKERNLPTFEGHLMGYEKVKKLTDWFFDRGIEVISIYAFSTENWNRSQDEVNYLMKLLGRAVEEELEVAKEKNFKLLISGRISELPGDLPDACQKAMDETKAGTRGTLNICLNYGGRAEIVDAVKKMVKNNIELDQVHEGMIKKYLYNSSLPDPDIIVRTSGENRLSGFLLWAGAYSELMFMEKYWPDFEEGDVDNIIKEYNNRQRRFGE; encoded by the coding sequence ATGAAAAATAAAAAAGACAATGTGAATGGCCATGTCAGGGAGGGTAGCCCGGGACAAGAACTTATTATACCAAAACATGTAGGTATTATTATGGATGGAAATAGACGTTGGGCCAAGGAAAGGAATTTGCCAACTTTTGAAGGCCATCTTATGGGTTATGAGAAAGTTAAAAAATTAACTGACTGGTTTTTTGATAGAGGAATTGAAGTTATTTCAATATACGCTTTTTCAACAGAAAACTGGAACAGAAGTCAGGATGAAGTAAATTATTTAATGAAACTTTTGGGCAGGGCCGTTGAAGAAGAACTTGAAGTGGCTAAAGAAAAAAACTTTAAACTCCTTATTTCTGGTCGTATTTCAGAGCTTCCAGGTGATTTGCCAGATGCATGTCAAAAAGCAATGGATGAAACAAAGGCAGGGACAAGAGGGACGCTAAATATCTGTCTTAACTATGGAGGAAGAGCGGAGATAGTGGATGCTGTTAAAAAAATGGTAAAGAATAATATTGAGTTAGATCAAGTCCATGAAGGAATGATTAAAAAATATTTGTATAATTCTAGTCTTCCTGACCCTGATATAATAGTTAGAACCTCTGGTGAAAATAGATTATCAGGTTTCCTTCTTTGGGCTGGAGCTTATTCCGAACTTATGTTCATGGAAAAATACTGGCCTGATTTTGAAGAGGGTGATGTTGACAATATCATAAAAGAGTATAATAATAGACAAAGGAGATTTGGAGAATAG
- a CDS encoding DUF167 domain-containing protein has product MFEKEIGKFKNEGEVYLRIKVSPNSSETIYRDRLEDDTIKIDIKAQAEKGKANKELIKYLSKVFEVNKNNVKILSGLTDRLKLVKVIID; this is encoded by the coding sequence ATGTTTGAGAAGGAAATTGGTAAATTTAAAAACGAAGGGGAGGTATATTTAAGAATAAAAGTAAGTCCAAATTCGAGTGAAACTATTTATCGAGATAGGTTAGAAGATGATACAATTAAGATTGATATAAAAGCCCAAGCAGAAAAAGGAAAAGCCAATAAAGAATTGATAAAATATCTAAGTAAAGTTTTTGAAGTTAATAAAAATAATGTTAAGATATTGAGTGGTCTTACGGATAGATTAAAATTAGTGAAAGTGATTATTGATTAA